The region TCAGGCAGCGATCCGCTGCCTTTTTTGTGCCCGCTGAAAATATTGGATCCAATGTCAAATTTCGGGCAAAAAAAAGCCCAAGTAGCTGATGGAAACTTGGGGCTTAAAAATGCATAAACCGTGGTAGGTGAACGCAGGGCGATATTAACCCATGGTCACAACTGGTAACAAGATATTTTGCACCATTCATTTCAATTTTATACTGACTTAAGTCATTACATATCCACACTTTTTTATTGGTTTTGGTCTTTTTGATAATTGCAAAAGGCCATTGACTGGCGAGTTCAGCCCCTGGATGAATGGCGCTTGACGCCGATTCATGCGTGCACGCAAAGCCCGCCTGGAAAGCAACGAAAACCCGTTACTCGAACACCGGCCGGAAGAACGTCCGCTCGTAACTCAGGATGCAGCGGGTGTCTACGGCATATTGAAAGGCAGCCACGCATTCGGCATCTGCCCGGGACTGTTCGCGATAGTGTTCGTAGGTCGCCAGGCTGGGAAACGAAAACATCGCCAGGGCAATATTGTTCGCCCCTTCCGAAGGCAGGAAATAGCCATGGTGCTGACCGCCGAACTTCTCCACGAGCGGGATCCAGAGACGGCCATACACTTCAAATTCAGCCAGCTTGTAAGGGTCAATGATGTAGCGAAGGTGGCAGGTGATCATTTCATCATTCCATGGATTCAAAGGAAATCGAGACTATTCCTGAGCCCTGGAAAAGGTCAATACAGGCTGACGGTAACGGCTACGTCCGTTTACGACTGCTGCGCCGCCGGACGTTACGGGTCACCTATGGTGTAGCTACCGCAGGCTGCGACAAGACCTGAAGGGCCTTCAAACCCGGCGCAGCCTTCGGCAGCGGCTACAGGATCCCCGTAGCCGTTGACGAGGCTCCTGCGTGATTCCACCGATTACCAGAAGAGGTCGGTCGGCTCGCCCAACTGACCCTCAGGTACTACCATACGCCGAGTTCCTCAATCCCAAAGAACGCAGCTGGCAAGTACGCTATGGACGACAACGAACTGCGGGTGAATGTCGATTACACCTGGAAACTGTGGTGAACATTAGCGTCTCTGGATGACACATGGGGTGGCTGAGCAGGCCGTATCTTCGATAAGCTCTGCGGCCCCCCACCATCAATCAGCGGTAAGTGCATGATCGAAGTCACTGAGGTTTCCATTGCCCAACTACGGGCTGCGCTCGAATCTGGCCAGACAACCTCGGTTGAATTGGTTCAGGCCTACCTCGCCAGGATCGATGCTTACGACGGCCCGCAGACGGCCACCGCCCTCAATGCGGTGATCGTGCCTAACCCTGTCGCCCTCGAAGAGGCCGCCGCGGCCGATGCCCGACGCAGCACGGGGCAGACGCTGGGCCCGCTGGACGGCATCCCCTACACCGCCAAGGACAGCTACCTGGTCAAGGGCCTCACTGCCGCCTCCGGCAGCCCGGCCTTCAAAGACCTGATTGCGTATCGCGATGCCTTCACCATCGAACGCTTGCGCGCGGCGGGGGCCATCTGTCTGGGCAAGACCAATATGCCGCCAATGGCCAACGGCGGCATGCAGCGCGGGGTTTACGGCCGTGCCGAGAGCCCGTACAACGCCGACTACCTCACCGCCCCGTTCGCATCCGGCTCATCCAACGGTGCCGGCACCGCAACGGCGGCCAGTTTTGCAGCCTTCGGCCTGGCCGAAGAAACCTGGTCCAGCGGACGCGGCCCGGCGTCCAACAATGGCCTGTGCGCCTACACGCCGTCACGCGGGGTGATTTCGGTGCGTGGCAACTGGCCGTTGACCCCGACCATGGATGTTGTGGTGCCGTTTGCCCGAACCATGGCCGACCTGCTTGAAGTGCTCGACGTGGTGGTGGCGCACGACCCTGACACCCGCGGCGATCTGTGGCGGATGCAGCCTTGGGTGCCAATTCCGACCGTGGCTTCGGTACGTCCCGCGTCCTATCCGGAACTGGCGGCCACCGCCGATACGCTGGTGGGCAAGCGTTTCGGCGTGCCGCGCATGTACATCAATGCCGACCCCGAGGCCGGTACCGCAGAAGCACCGGGCATCGGTGGCCCGACCGGGCAGCGGATCATCACCCGCGCCTCGGTGATCGCGCTGTGGCAAGACGCGCGCAAAGCCCTCGAAGCCCGGGGCGCTGAAGTGATCGAAGTGGACTTCCCGCTGGTCTCCAACTGCGAGGGCGATCGCCCCGGCGCACCGACCGTGTTTACCCGCGGTTTGGTGTCCAAAGCGTTCCTGCACCATGAGTTGTGGG is a window of Pseudomonas taetrolens DNA encoding:
- a CDS encoding NIPSNAP family protein, with translation MITCHLRYIIDPYKLAEFEVYGRLWIPLVEKFGGQHHGYFLPSEGANNIALAMFSFPSLATYEHYREQSRADAECVAAFQYAVDTRCILSYERTFFRPVFE
- a CDS encoding amidase; amino-acid sequence: MIEVTEVSIAQLRAALESGQTTSVELVQAYLARIDAYDGPQTATALNAVIVPNPVALEEAAAADARRSTGQTLGPLDGIPYTAKDSYLVKGLTAASGSPAFKDLIAYRDAFTIERLRAAGAICLGKTNMPPMANGGMQRGVYGRAESPYNADYLTAPFASGSSNGAGTATAASFAAFGLAEETWSSGRGPASNNGLCAYTPSRGVISVRGNWPLTPTMDVVVPFARTMADLLEVLDVVVAHDPDTRGDLWRMQPWVPIPTVASVRPASYPELAATADTLVGKRFGVPRMYINADPEAGTAEAPGIGGPTGQRIITRASVIALWQDARKALEARGAEVIEVDFPLVSNCEGDRPGAPTVFTRGLVSKAFLHHELWDLSAWAFDDFLQANGDPKLNRLADVDGPLIFPHDPGTLPNREDELAAGMDEYVRMAERGITPWNEIDTLPDGLRGLEQTRRIDLEEWMDRLGLDAVLFPTVADVGPADADVNPASADIAWSNGVWVANGNLAIRHLGVPTVTVPMGVMADIGMPVGLTFAGRAYDDSNLLRFGSAFEATGSKRVIPPRTPPLSTAGH